Proteins from a single region of Geothrix sp. PMB-07:
- the rplU gene encoding 50S ribosomal protein L21 translates to MYAIIKTGGKQYRVSEGDVIRVETLEQNPKQAVTFDQVLLIDNNGDLKVGKPVVAGAKVEAEVITHDRAKKVIIFKKKRTTTYQRTQGHRQNYTEVRIKAIKA, encoded by the coding sequence ATGTACGCAATCATCAAGACCGGCGGAAAGCAGTACCGCGTCTCGGAAGGCGATGTCATCCGCGTGGAGACGCTGGAGCAGAACCCCAAGCAGGCCGTGACCTTCGATCAGGTGCTCCTCATCGACAACAACGGCGACCTGAAGGTGGGCAAGCCCGTCGTGGCCGGCGCCAAGGTCGAGGCCGAAGTCATCACCCATGACCGCGCCAAGAAGGTGATCATCTTCAAGAAGAAGCGCACCACCACCTACCAGCGCACCCAGGGCCATCGCCAGAACTACACCGAGGTCCGCATCAAGGCCATCAAGGCCTAG
- the rpmA gene encoding 50S ribosomal protein L27 → MAHKKGVGSSRNGRDSHSQRLGVKEFGGEQVTGGSILVRQRGTKFKAGINVGMGKDHTLFALIDGKVRFQDKGQSGRFIHIDPIEG, encoded by the coding sequence ATGGCTCACAAAAAAGGTGTAGGTTCCAGCCGCAACGGTCGCGATTCCCATTCCCAGCGCCTCGGCGTGAAGGAGTTCGGCGGTGAGCAGGTCACCGGCGGCTCCATCCTCGTCCGCCAGCGCGGCACCAAGTTCAAGGCCGGCATCAATGTCGGCATGGGCAAGGATCACACCCTGTTCGCCCTCATCGACGGCAAGGTGCGCTTCCAGGACAAGGGCCAGAGCGGCCGCTTCATCCACATCGATCCCATCGAGGGATAG
- the obgE gene encoding GTPase ObgE, with protein MFLDQVQLRVTAGHGGSGAMSFRREKFAPEGGPDGGDGGKGGSISLRANKALNTLNPFRQKREFTAERGRQGEGCMRHGSDGADILLEVPLGTVVKDAETGEVLAELLAPGEEVCVARGGRGGLGNTNFKSSTNRTPRHHQPGEEGEARVLDLELKLIADVGLVGFPNAGKSTLVSRLSAARPKIANYPFTTLEPQLGVVSLDRFGGDLLDSWVIADIPGLIEGAASGAGLGIQFLRHVERTRMLLQLVDLSDPVEEPADAIRIIEGEVQAFSPVLAAKPRWLVGTKLDALQDDSRRLAFEALCAERGQTPIFISGVTGEGLRELAFAVNDALKVEAGLKAAAPKGEGW; from the coding sequence ATGTTCCTTGACCAAGTCCAGCTCCGCGTCACTGCCGGTCACGGCGGTTCGGGCGCCATGAGCTTCCGCCGCGAGAAGTTCGCCCCCGAGGGCGGGCCCGATGGCGGCGACGGCGGCAAGGGCGGTTCCATCAGCCTGCGGGCCAACAAGGCCCTGAACACCCTCAACCCCTTCCGCCAGAAGCGCGAGTTCACCGCCGAACGCGGGCGCCAGGGCGAGGGCTGCATGCGCCACGGCAGTGACGGCGCCGACATCCTCCTCGAAGTGCCACTCGGTACCGTCGTGAAGGATGCGGAAACCGGCGAGGTGCTGGCTGAGCTGCTGGCCCCCGGAGAGGAAGTCTGCGTGGCCCGCGGTGGTCGCGGCGGGCTGGGCAACACCAATTTCAAGAGCTCCACCAACCGCACGCCGCGCCACCACCAGCCCGGCGAGGAGGGCGAGGCCCGCGTCCTCGACCTGGAGCTGAAACTCATCGCCGACGTGGGCCTGGTGGGTTTCCCCAATGCAGGCAAGAGCACCTTGGTGAGCCGCCTCAGCGCCGCCCGGCCCAAGATCGCCAACTACCCCTTCACCACCCTGGAGCCCCAGCTCGGCGTGGTCAGCCTCGACCGTTTCGGCGGCGACCTGCTGGACAGCTGGGTCATTGCCGACATCCCCGGCCTCATCGAAGGCGCCGCCTCCGGCGCGGGCCTGGGCATCCAGTTCCTCCGCCATGTGGAGCGCACCCGCATGCTGCTGCAGCTGGTGGATCTCTCTGATCCCGTGGAAGAGCCCGCCGATGCCATCCGCATCATCGAGGGCGAGGTGCAGGCCTTCAGCCCCGTCTTGGCCGCCAAGCCCCGCTGGCTGGTGGGCACCAAGCTGGACGCGCTGCAGGATGACTCCAGACGACTGGCCTTCGAGGCCCTTTGCGCGGAGCGTGGGCAGACGCCCATCTTCATCTCCGGCGTCACCGGCGAGGGACTTCGGGAACTGGCTTTCGCCGTGAATGATGCCCTCAAGGTGGAGGCCGGCCTCAAGGCCGCCGCTCCCAAGGGCGAGGGCTGGTAG
- the nadD gene encoding nicotinate (nicotinamide) nucleotide adenylyltransferase, whose protein sequence is MRIGLLGGAFNPPHEGHLRLAHLALEHLALDELRFVPTALSPHKPDPGGPGPEARLRLLAEALLGLDPRCRVEPLEIQRGGTSYTVDTLETLVEREPGQSWILVMGSDQLPGLPAWRRPERIFQLASAAVALRPGAPFDVPMVPGLQARPTWSGSPGELVALPATELDLASTDLRSRLQALPEEAPAGLPPQVLRTIRTENLYR, encoded by the coding sequence GTGCGCATCGGCCTTCTCGGTGGCGCCTTCAACCCCCCGCACGAGGGTCATCTCCGACTTGCCCATCTGGCCCTGGAGCACCTGGCCCTGGACGAACTCCGCTTCGTGCCCACGGCCCTGAGCCCGCACAAGCCCGATCCCGGCGGACCTGGTCCCGAGGCGCGCCTGCGCCTGCTGGCGGAGGCCCTGCTCGGCCTGGATCCGCGCTGCCGAGTGGAACCGTTGGAAATCCAGCGCGGTGGCACCAGTTACACCGTGGACACACTGGAGACCTTGGTGGAACGGGAGCCTGGCCAATCCTGGATCCTCGTCATGGGCAGCGACCAACTGCCCGGCCTGCCCGCCTGGCGGCGCCCTGAGCGGATCTTCCAGCTGGCGTCTGCTGCGGTGGCGCTGCGCCCCGGCGCGCCCTTCGATGTCCCCATGGTTCCAGGCCTGCAGGCCCGGCCGACCTGGAGCGGCAGCCCAGGAGAACTGGTGGCCCTCCCGGCCACGGAGCTGGATCTGGCCTCCACCGACCTGCGGTCCCGCCTCCAGGCGCTTCCAGAGGAGGCCCCGGCTGGGTTGCCCCCTCAAGTTCTCCGTACCATTCGCACCGAAAACCTGTATCGTTAG
- the rsfS gene encoding ribosome silencing factor → MTLDSRLATVVDAARSKKAFRIRLVDVTGIASFTDTLAFMSGGSDRQNRAIAEAVEDGLKLVGERPISREGEMNGNWVLLDYGNLVIHVMDEETRRHYNLEGLWSAGRELELPEETHPALDARP, encoded by the coding sequence ATGACCCTTGATTCCCGGCTCGCGACCGTCGTCGACGCCGCCCGGTCCAAGAAAGCCTTCCGCATCCGACTCGTGGACGTGACCGGCATTGCCAGCTTCACCGACACGCTGGCCTTCATGAGCGGTGGCAGCGACCGCCAGAACCGCGCCATCGCCGAGGCGGTGGAAGATGGTTTGAAGCTGGTCGGCGAGCGCCCCATCTCCCGTGAAGGTGAGATGAACGGCAACTGGGTTCTGCTGGATTACGGCAACCTGGTCATTCACGTGATGGACGAAGAAACCCGCCGCCACTACAACCTCGAAGGGTTGTGGAGCGCCGGCCGCGAACTGGAACTGCCCGAAGAGACCCATCCGGCCCTCGACGCCCGCCCGTAG
- a CDS encoding Glu/Leu/Phe/Val dehydrogenase, with the protein MSATLINPYEAMQARLRVAAQLYGLDDALFKVFMATNRSMIVSLPVLMDNGQWEVFTGYRVQHSTARGPAKGGIRYDLNVSLDEIKALAAWMTWKTAVVDVPFGGGKGGIVCDPNRLSLGEKERLTRRYVAEIMDIIGPDRDVPAPDMGTDAQTMAWVLDTYSMHVRRTENAVVTGKPLGLGGSLGRTEATGRGVLITAREAMQRLGKPLAGATVAIQGFGNVGGQAARLLHEAGARVVAVSDLKGAIKNDRGLDIHALMKHAAEAKTVTGFKGSEPMEPASLLTHAVDILVPAATENQITEHNAAQVRAKIIVEGANGPTTPEADPILLEHGVLVVPDILANAGGVTVSYFEWVQNRQGFYWREREINERLVDYMTHAFQATFATTDKYKTNPRIGAYILALDRVAQAMRYRGFYA; encoded by the coding sequence ATGTCCGCCACCTTGATCAATCCCTATGAAGCGATGCAGGCCCGCCTCCGCGTGGCGGCCCAGCTTTATGGCCTGGACGACGCGCTGTTCAAGGTCTTCATGGCCACCAACCGCTCCATGATCGTGAGCCTGCCGGTACTCATGGACAACGGCCAGTGGGAGGTCTTCACCGGCTACCGCGTGCAGCACAGCACCGCGCGCGGCCCCGCGAAAGGCGGCATCCGCTACGACCTGAACGTCAGCCTGGATGAGATCAAGGCCCTGGCGGCCTGGATGACCTGGAAAACAGCGGTGGTGGACGTGCCCTTCGGTGGCGGCAAGGGCGGCATCGTCTGCGATCCCAACCGCCTGAGCCTGGGCGAGAAGGAACGCCTCACTCGCCGCTATGTCGCCGAGATCATGGACATCATCGGCCCCGACCGGGATGTGCCCGCGCCCGACATGGGCACGGATGCGCAGACCATGGCCTGGGTGCTCGATACCTACTCCATGCATGTGCGCCGCACCGAGAACGCCGTGGTCACGGGCAAACCTCTGGGCCTGGGCGGTAGCTTGGGCCGGACGGAGGCCACGGGCCGTGGCGTGCTCATCACGGCCCGGGAAGCCATGCAGCGCCTGGGCAAGCCGCTTGCCGGTGCCACCGTGGCCATCCAGGGTTTCGGTAACGTGGGTGGCCAGGCTGCACGCCTGCTGCACGAAGCGGGCGCCCGCGTGGTGGCCGTCAGCGATCTCAAGGGCGCCATCAAGAATGACCGCGGCCTCGATATCCATGCGCTGATGAAGCACGCCGCAGAGGCCAAGACCGTCACCGGCTTCAAGGGCTCCGAGCCGATGGAGCCCGCCAGCCTCCTGACGCATGCCGTCGACATCCTGGTGCCCGCCGCCACCGAAAACCAGATCACCGAACACAATGCCGCCCAGGTGCGGGCCAAGATCATCGTGGAGGGCGCCAACGGCCCCACCACGCCCGAAGCCGATCCCATCCTCCTGGAGCATGGCGTCCTCGTGGTGCCCGACATCCTCGCCAACGCCGGCGGCGTCACCGTCAGCTACTTCGAGTGGGTGCAGAACCGGCAGGGCTTCTACTGGCGTGAGCGCGAGATCAACGAGCGGCTGGTGGATTACATGACCCACGCTTTCCAAGCCACCTTCGCCACCACCGACAAGTACAAAACCAACCCTCGCATCGGCGCCTACATCCTGGCCCTGGACCGCGTGGCCCAGGCCATGCGGTACCGCGGCTTCTACGCCTGA
- a CDS encoding OmpP1/FadL family transporter, translating to MASIPRRLVPALILAGALSAQTPIGMLISEQSRSAFTTEGAGARAMGLGGAFIAVADDATAVSFNPAGLAQLLAPEVSLVGRGLQRRVGYEDFETTGRRRVLAVSDALASSTRFDPLFASATAPVRLGGRNLVLQLSIQRVFALGEHDSRILHEDPVTPGSGVASQLQQNISQSGQIDRYSLAAAYEVSQRLLIGAGYNHWRGSWEISSFSRRTASSRSTAVSFHQSNTLEGDNFNLGLIWRWPTWSLGLVRHTGFHADYSFATEVASDLTALGLTSPWVQTGLHWPAGTGLGWAYRPKEQWLITADAMQTLWSTARYMSPSPTLNGRSFFDFERGTRTPNTTTAHLGVEYLWLTRNDSIIPLRAGLSREPQPLVDGLTGEQRVIYRAALGSGFKRGNTGVDIAYRYGWAKRRASQFLEVDQLLSKTPPTSVGIERIQEHRVDVSFIYKFDRQPVDRALRYLFVGD from the coding sequence ATGGCGTCCATCCCCCGCCGGCTTGTTCCGGCACTCATCCTTGCGGGCGCCTTGTCAGCCCAGACGCCCATCGGAATGCTCATCTCCGAGCAGTCCCGCAGTGCCTTCACCACCGAAGGCGCCGGGGCTCGGGCCATGGGTTTGGGGGGAGCCTTCATCGCCGTGGCCGATGACGCCACTGCCGTGTCCTTCAACCCCGCCGGACTGGCGCAGCTGCTCGCTCCGGAAGTGAGCCTGGTGGGCCGGGGGCTCCAGCGCCGGGTCGGCTATGAGGACTTTGAGACCACCGGACGTCGCCGAGTGCTGGCCGTGAGCGACGCCCTCGCCAGCAGCACCCGCTTTGACCCTCTCTTCGCCTCGGCCACGGCGCCCGTGCGCCTCGGAGGCCGCAATCTGGTCCTGCAGCTGTCCATCCAGCGGGTCTTCGCCCTCGGCGAGCATGACAGCCGCATCCTCCACGAAGACCCGGTGACCCCAGGCAGCGGCGTGGCCAGCCAGTTGCAGCAGAACATCAGCCAGTCCGGCCAGATTGACCGTTACTCCCTGGCCGCAGCCTACGAGGTGTCCCAGCGCCTTCTCATCGGAGCTGGCTACAACCACTGGCGGGGAAGTTGGGAAATCAGCTCCTTCAGCCGCCGGACCGCCTCGTCCCGCAGCACCGCGGTGAGCTTCCATCAGTCCAACACGCTGGAAGGCGACAACTTCAACCTGGGGCTTATCTGGCGCTGGCCCACCTGGAGCCTGGGCCTGGTGCGCCACACGGGCTTCCATGCCGACTACAGCTTTGCCACCGAGGTGGCTTCCGATCTCACCGCCCTGGGCCTTACCAGCCCCTGGGTTCAGACCGGCCTGCACTGGCCTGCGGGCACCGGCTTGGGTTGGGCTTACCGCCCCAAGGAACAGTGGCTCATCACGGCAGACGCCATGCAAACGCTGTGGTCCACGGCCCGCTACATGTCCCCTTCGCCGACCCTCAACGGGCGCAGTTTCTTCGATTTCGAGCGCGGCACCCGCACCCCCAACACCACCACGGCCCACCTGGGCGTGGAATACCTTTGGCTGACCCGAAACGATTCGATCATTCCCCTGCGTGCGGGCCTTAGCCGGGAGCCCCAGCCCCTGGTGGACGGCCTCACCGGCGAACAGCGGGTGATCTACCGTGCGGCCCTGGGCAGTGGCTTCAAGCGGGGCAACACAGGCGTGGACATCGCCTACCGCTATGGCTGGGCCAAGCGCCGGGCCTCCCAATTCCTGGAAGTGGACCAGCTTCTGTCCAAGACTCCGCCCACCTCCGTGGGCATCGAGCGCATCCAGGAGCACCGGGTGGATGTGTCCTTCATCTACAAGTTCGACCGCCAGCCCGTGGACCGCGCCCTGCGCTACCTCTTCGTCGGCGACTGA